One genomic window of Streptomonospora nanhaiensis includes the following:
- a CDS encoding ArsR/SmtB family transcription factor: MNAFDVLGDPVRRRILELLAEGEATSGAVSAVIREEFGISQPAVSQHLKVLRDSGFATVRPQGARRLYAVNPEPLRDIDQWLDRFRRFWTPRLEALATELARGRRERRLAAGQGGAAEQRPGAPDAPG; the protein is encoded by the coding sequence ATGAACGCGTTCGACGTCCTCGGCGACCCGGTCCGCCGCCGGATCCTCGAACTGCTCGCGGAGGGCGAGGCCACCTCCGGAGCGGTGAGCGCGGTCATCCGGGAGGAGTTCGGAATCAGCCAGCCCGCCGTCTCGCAGCACCTCAAGGTCCTGCGCGACAGCGGATTCGCCACCGTGCGTCCCCAGGGCGCGCGCCGCCTCTACGCGGTCAACCCCGAACCCCTCCGCGACATCGACCAGTGGCTCGACCGCTTCCGGCGCTTTTGGACACCGCGCCTGGAGGCACTGGCCACCGAACTGGCCCGGGGCCGGCGGGAGCGCCGGCTCGCCGCCGGGCAGGGCGGCGCGGCCGAGCAGCGGCCGGGCGCGCCCGACGCCCCGGGCTGA
- a CDS encoding SRPBCC family protein encodes MIDVTHQISAVRRRLGTRMLEAGEARVSTISQTYDAPLEDVWDACTNPERIPRWFLPVTGDLREGGHYQLEGNAGGTVLSCEPPTAFTATWEYGDNVSWIEVSLGAEPTGTRVELVHIAHVDDDLWAQFGPGATGVGWDMALLGLSRHLASGVALDPAEVERWSASEEGRRFVELSSDRWRQANVEAGADEAAAKAAADRTTAFYTGADAPEPGA; translated from the coding sequence ATGATCGACGTCACCCACCAGATCAGCGCCGTGCGCCGCCGACTGGGCACGCGCATGCTGGAGGCGGGCGAGGCGCGCGTCTCGACGATCAGCCAGACCTACGACGCCCCGCTGGAGGACGTCTGGGACGCCTGCACCAACCCCGAGCGGATCCCCCGGTGGTTCCTGCCCGTCACGGGCGACCTGCGCGAGGGCGGCCACTACCAGCTCGAGGGCAACGCGGGCGGCACCGTCCTCTCCTGCGAGCCGCCCACCGCCTTCACCGCCACCTGGGAGTACGGCGACAACGTCAGCTGGATCGAGGTCTCCCTGGGCGCCGAGCCCACCGGCACCCGCGTGGAGCTGGTGCACATCGCCCACGTCGACGACGACCTGTGGGCGCAGTTCGGCCCCGGCGCCACGGGCGTGGGCTGGGACATGGCGCTGCTGGGCCTGTCCCGGCACCTGGCCTCCGGTGTCGCGCTCGACCCCGCCGAGGTCGAGCGCTGGAGCGCCTCCGAGGAGGGCCGCCGGTTCGTGGAGCTGAGCAGCGACCGCTGGCGCCAGGCCAACGTGGAGGCCGGCGCCGACGAGGCCGCCGCCAAGGCCGCCGCCGACCGCACCACCGCCTTCTACACGGGAGCCGACGCCCCCGAGCCCGGCGCCTGA
- a CDS encoding ABC transporter ATP-binding protein, giving the protein MSMEVSAWTSMYNAMHAQEDRRPFSWPTLRRIGRFARPHRRTLGWFVLLSSVVAALAVATPLLAGRIVDAIVHGEPFDVVVGLAALIAGIAVAEAGLGLLQRWLSAGIGEGLILDLRSAVYDHVQRMPIAFFTRTRTGALVSRLNNDVIGAQRAFSDTLSGVVGNLVTLALTLAAMLALSWQITLISLLLLPVFVVPARRMGSRLARLEREAAAHNAAMGTQMTERFSAGGATLVKLFGRPERESAEFRARARRVRDIGVRTAMVQTVFMTALTLVSALALALVYGLGGFLALRDELAAGAVVSLAMLLTRLYAPLTELAGARVEVMSALVSFERVFEVLDLAPMITERPGARTVPEGPVSVEFDHVGFAYPAADKVSLASLEEVAVLDTRGGDQVLHDVTFRAEPGQTVALVGSSGAGKSTIAALLPRLYDVDSGAVRLGGVDVRDLTAESLRQVLGMVTQDGHLFHDTVRANLLLARPEAGDDELWDALRRARLEDLVAELPDGLDTVVGERGYRLSGGERQRLTIARLLLARPRVVILDEATAHLDATSEAAVQEALAEALEGRTAVVIAHRLSTVRAADQILVVEHGRIVERGTHEELLAAGGRYEVLYRTQFAPADRSGEAAAPAGR; this is encoded by the coding sequence ATGAGCATGGAGGTCAGCGCGTGGACATCGATGTACAACGCGATGCACGCGCAGGAGGACCGGCGGCCGTTCTCGTGGCCGACCCTGCGCCGGATCGGCCGGTTCGCCCGCCCGCACCGGCGCACCCTGGGCTGGTTCGTGCTGCTGAGCAGCGTGGTGGCGGCGCTGGCGGTGGCCACTCCCCTGCTGGCCGGGCGGATCGTCGACGCGATCGTCCACGGTGAGCCCTTCGACGTCGTGGTCGGCCTCGCCGCGCTGATCGCGGGCATCGCCGTCGCCGAGGCCGGGCTGGGCCTGCTCCAGCGGTGGCTGTCGGCGGGCATCGGCGAGGGCCTGATCCTGGACCTGCGCTCGGCCGTCTACGACCACGTGCAGCGCATGCCGATCGCGTTCTTCACCCGCACCCGCACCGGCGCGCTCGTCAGCCGGCTCAACAACGACGTCATCGGGGCGCAGCGGGCCTTCAGCGACACCCTCTCGGGCGTGGTGGGCAACCTGGTCACCCTAGCGCTGACGCTGGCCGCCATGCTGGCGCTGTCGTGGCAGATCACGCTGATCTCGCTGCTGCTGCTCCCGGTGTTCGTGGTGCCGGCGCGGCGCATGGGCAGCCGCCTGGCGCGGCTGGAGCGCGAGGCGGCGGCGCACAACGCGGCCATGGGCACGCAGATGACCGAGCGGTTCTCGGCGGGCGGCGCCACCCTGGTGAAGCTGTTCGGCCGGCCCGAGCGGGAGTCGGCGGAGTTCCGCGCGCGGGCGCGGCGGGTGCGCGACATCGGCGTGCGCACGGCCATGGTGCAGACGGTGTTCATGACCGCGCTGACCCTGGTGTCGGCACTGGCCCTGGCGCTGGTCTACGGCCTGGGCGGGTTCCTGGCGCTGCGCGACGAGCTCGCGGCCGGCGCCGTGGTGTCCCTGGCGATGCTGCTGACCCGGCTGTACGCGCCGCTGACCGAGCTGGCCGGGGCGCGGGTGGAGGTCATGAGCGCGCTGGTGAGCTTCGAGCGGGTCTTCGAGGTGCTGGACCTCGCTCCGATGATCACCGAGCGGCCCGGCGCGCGGACAGTACCCGAGGGCCCGGTGTCGGTGGAGTTCGACCACGTCGGGTTCGCCTATCCCGCCGCCGACAAGGTGTCGCTGGCGTCGCTGGAGGAGGTCGCCGTGCTCGACACGCGCGGCGGCGACCAGGTGCTGCACGACGTCACCTTCCGCGCCGAGCCCGGCCAGACCGTGGCGCTGGTGGGGTCCTCGGGCGCGGGCAAGTCCACCATCGCGGCGCTGCTGCCGCGCCTCTACGACGTCGACAGCGGCGCGGTCCGGCTGGGCGGGGTGGACGTGCGCGACCTCACCGCGGAGTCGCTGCGCCAGGTGCTGGGCATGGTCACCCAGGACGGCCACCTGTTCCACGACACCGTGCGGGCCAACCTGCTGCTGGCCCGGCCCGAGGCGGGCGACGACGAACTGTGGGACGCGCTGCGCCGGGCGCGGCTGGAGGACCTGGTGGCCGAGCTGCCCGACGGCCTGGACACGGTGGTGGGCGAGCGCGGCTACCGGCTCTCCGGCGGCGAGCGGCAGCGGCTGACCATCGCGCGGCTGCTGCTGGCCCGGCCCCGGGTGGTGATCCTCGACGAGGCCACGGCGCACCTGGACGCCACCTCCGAGGCGGCGGTGCAGGAGGCGCTGGCCGAGGCGCTGGAGGGGCGCACGGCCGTGGTGATCGCGCACCGGCTCTCCACCGTGCGCGCCGCCGACCAGATCCTGGTGGTCGAGCACGGGCGGATCGTGGAGCGCGGCACGCACGAGGAGCTGCTGGCGGCGGGCGGGCGCTACGAGGTGCTGTACCGCACCCAGTTCGCCCCGGCCGACCGGTCGGGCGAGGCGGCGGCGCCGGCGGGGCGCTGA
- a CDS encoding COX15/CtaA family protein: protein MRGLPAPAPVAAPELELFSQPLWVWQIAFAVVGVLVLAALARTVWRPTTAALRWWGLGNIVVNAGIAVTGATVRVTSSGLGCSEWPRCTEESFVPVGTGHSPINAAIEFGNRTLTFLVLAVGVIVFIATLRSRPRRRDLLTLATVIPLGVLGQGVVGGITVWSDLHPASVAAHFLLSTVVVVPCVAYYVRCREPEGPLRVTAPRWVRPLATALVPVGFALLVAGTVVTGTGPHGGDPGAPRWDFDMVTVARVHSALAWLVLLGALALVVLTLRRGPKVLRTSALLLAAAVLAQGALGYTQYALGLPEWLVVLHVLGSAVVWTAILRTYFATAERVAPTSSAEAGAGTAAAAAGTAAAPR from the coding sequence ATGCGCGGTCTCCCAGCTCCGGCGCCTGTCGCGGCGCCCGAACTCGAACTCTTCTCCCAGCCCCTGTGGGTGTGGCAAATCGCCTTCGCGGTGGTGGGCGTCCTGGTCCTCGCGGCACTGGCCCGGACCGTCTGGCGGCCCACCACGGCGGCACTGCGCTGGTGGGGACTCGGCAACATCGTGGTCAACGCCGGGATCGCGGTCACCGGCGCCACGGTGCGGGTCACCTCGTCGGGCCTGGGCTGCTCGGAGTGGCCGCGCTGCACCGAGGAGAGCTTCGTCCCGGTGGGCACCGGGCACAGCCCGATCAACGCCGCGATCGAGTTCGGCAACCGGACGCTGACCTTCCTGGTGCTGGCCGTGGGCGTCATCGTCTTCATCGCCACCCTGCGCAGCCGGCCCCGCCGCCGCGACCTGCTCACGCTGGCCACCGTCATCCCGCTGGGCGTGCTCGGCCAGGGCGTGGTCGGCGGCATCACCGTCTGGAGCGACCTGCACCCGGCCTCGGTCGCCGCGCACTTCCTGCTCTCCACCGTCGTGGTGGTCCCGTGCGTGGCCTACTACGTGCGCTGCCGCGAGCCCGAGGGGCCGCTGCGCGTGACCGCGCCGCGGTGGGTGCGCCCGCTGGCCACCGCTCTGGTGCCGGTCGGGTTCGCGCTCCTGGTGGCCGGGACCGTGGTCACCGGCACCGGACCGCACGGCGGCGACCCCGGCGCGCCCCGATGGGACTTCGACATGGTCACTGTGGCGCGGGTGCACTCGGCGCTGGCCTGGCTGGTGCTGCTGGGCGCGCTGGCGCTGGTGGTGCTGACCCTGCGGCGCGGCCCGAAGGTGCTGCGCACCTCGGCCCTGCTGCTCGCGGCGGCCGTGCTCGCCCAGGGGGCGCTGGGCTACACCCAGTACGCGCTGGGCCTGCCCGAGTGGCTGGTGGTGCTGCACGTGCTGGGCTCGGCCGTGGTGTGGACCGCGATCCTGCGGACCTACTTCGCCACGGCCGAGCGCGTCGCGCCTACCAGCTCTGCGGAGGCTGGGGCGGGTACGGCGGCTGCTGCGGCGGGTACGGCGGCCGCCCCCCGCTAG